GAGCCATGAGTTGGTCAACCTTAGTGACTATGCGTTCAAGTTCTGATAGTGGCGGGAGTGGAATAAGAAAATCTTTTAACCTTTTCATGCTTAGACCTTCTCGAGAAATTCCTACTTGTGCTGCCATAATGATACTTTGTAGATAAGGAGATATCAGGCAAAGGTGGATATAATGGCGTATCTTATTATCGACCAAACGAACAATAGCCACATGTTGGCTCACGTTCCCGGTCAAGAAATTATCCGGGACAATGCAACTGCGCCCGATTGAAGCGCCGGTTATGTTTAACAAAATATCACAAGGTTCGACAGTTGTTTCTCGCATTCTTTCATGGATATGTTCAGGTATAAGAGCGACATTATCGAGTTTCAAGCCATCATTCCAAACATTTTGGGAACGAATAAAAGGTATTCCTTTCTTTTCATATACGGCTTTACCTCCCCGTGGCGTACTGCCAGAACCAAGTTTAATGCTTATTTGTTCTAACCTAACCCATTCCCATTGGTTAGATAGCTTATAAGGCTGTTCCTGTAATTTGTTCGAAGACGAAGGCTTGAAATTCCTAATTCTTCCTTCTTTAATCAGCCGTTGTTTTTCGGCTTGGATTTTCTTGAGGAGGATGGATGCGGGTTCGTCGTTGGGGTTCTGGGGGACGAGCTTGCCCTGGACAGCGAGTTGGAGGATTGCCTGGCGGAGTTTCTGAACCGTTTCCGGCCGGTCGTACAACAGATCGAAGTTGTCGCAGATACGCTGCCAGTGCTGAGCGAATTCTTTCGGATCCCGGGCAGACAGCATCTTATCCAGCAACGCGCCATTCAGCTTTAGCTGGCTTTCGCTTCTCTTTTTCTTTCGCTCCTCCAGTTCATCGCACAGCCCCATGAGGTGGTCGACTTTGGCGACAATACGTTTTTGTTCTGCAAACGGAGGAAGAGGAAATGGATTGAGTGAGAAATAATCCTTGGGAACCCTCTTTTGCCCGGCAGATCCAGTCATTTTTGCTTCTCCACAAATGAGGAAATCAGGGGACTTCACATACAAGAGGACATACTCGGGCAAGAGAAGACTTTTATCCGCCGGACGAAAGACGTGCAATTCAGTTGTCCCAACTCCGACCCCATTAATTAGTCCCCGCATTACAACGGATTTGCCGTTTTGAAAACAAGGAGTGATCTTTGCGACGGCAACATCACCTTCCGCGAAATGAGTAAAGCCGCCTTTTATTTCTTTCCAAAAACGTGTTTCGGATTGTACCCACTTCCCGAACTCCGCAGGTATGAACGCCATAGGGATAAAGGAAACCTTTTTCCCGTCGTTCACCTCGTTTCTGGGATTAATTAGACCTATATCCGTCAGTCGTGTCCATTCCCATCCATTAGGAAGTTGCCAGAGATTTTCTTTATCCATGCCCGTCGGTAATGACTTAGTATATTTCTTAAATCCTTCTTTTGTGAGTCGTCCTCTTTCCGATTTTAGCCTTTGCAGGAGGATGGAAGCGGGCTCATCATCAGGGTCCTGCGGAACAAGCTTCCCTTGGACCGCTAGTTGGAGGATCGTTTTACGGAGCTTTTCGACTCCATTTGGCGCGTCGGCGAGTATTTCAAAGTTTTCGATGAAGGGCTTTATGTTCACTTCTTTTTTCCACCAAGGGAATCCAAGAGTTCCGCCTTCAGCGCGTTGCGGGTATGCGCCAGTTCAGCAAGAAGCTTCCTGTATTTGGCAAGCAATTCTTCAGGATCGCCGTGACTGGAATTCGAGGAGTTTGGATTCTTGATGTCGAGATTATACCCTCTGGCTACGATATCCTTTGCCGGTACTCTCCATGCGAACTCGTTTTCAACCCGATTATCCCACCACGCCTTCTCAGGCTCGAATTCCTCGATAAGAATCGGTTTTGTCTTCGAATAGGACTTATAGCCGTCCGGGTAAGGATGTTCGTAGTACCAGATCTCTTTGGTGGGTTCACCTTTGGTGAAGAACAGGAGATTGGTCTTGATGCCGGTGTAGGGACTGAATACTCCATTGGGGAGGCGTACTATCGTATGGAGGTTGCATTCTTCGAGCAGCTTTTCTTTGATACGCGTCTTTACGCCCTCGCCGAAGAGAGTTCCATCTGGCAGGACCATTCCAGCGCGACCGCCCGGCCTCAGGAGATGCATGATCAAGACAAGGAAAAGGTCGGCTGTTTCCTTTGTCCGGAACGGGGCCGGAAAGTTGTTCTCGATGCCATCTTCTTCGATTCCTCCGAATGGAGGATTGGTTACAATTACATCGACCCTGTCTTTCGCGGTGTAATCACGCAAAGGCCGGGCAAGCGTATTGTCGTGCCGGATTTGTGAAGGAACCTCAATGCCGTGGAGAATCATATTGGTGATGCACAGGAGGTGAGGAAGCGGCTTCTTATCGGCTCCAAAAATTGACTGTTGAAGGATTCTTTCATCTTCAACGCTCTTTACCTGCTGCTTGCGAACATTTTCAATTGCGCACGTGAGGAAGCCTCCGGTGCCGCATGCGGGATCAAGCACCTTGTCACCGAGTTGGGGGGCTACCATATCGACAATGAATTGGGTGACGGCTCTTGGGGTGTAGTATTCGCCTGCGTTTCCGGCGCTCTGGAGGTCCTTGAGTATCTTTTCGTAGATATCTCCGAAGAGGTGGCGGTCCTTCGCCTTATTGAAATCGATGCTTTCATTCATCTTGTTTATGACCTGTCGCATCAGATGCCCGGACTTCATATAGTTGTAGGCGTCCTCGAAGACCTCGCGTACGATGAAGCCGCGGGGATCGGCGCCGCGACCGAACGACAGATTCTTGAGGGTTTTGAACAGCTTGTTGTTCACGAAGTCGAGCAGTTCATCCCCGGTAATGCCTTCCGAATCCGCGGCCCAATTACTCCACCTGAGCTGGTCGGGGATGGGGGAACGGTACTTTTCTTCGAGAAGCTCATATTCCTTCTCGCGGTCATCGAATATTTTCAGGAAAATCATCCATCCAAGCTGGCTGATTCGCTGCGCGTCGCCGTCCACCCCGGCATCTTTGCGCATGATATCCTGAATGCCTTTAATTGCGGCGGTGACTGACATTGATGCTTCCTCTCTGCATGAGGCTCTGGGGACAGACACCATTCTACGAATTCAAAAAGACGTAAATTCCGTAAATGGTGTCAGTCCCCGTCGCTCCGCCTTTGCTTATGCGGCGGTATATAGATATTCTTCGAGTTCCTGAACCGCCTGGAGGTATTCGTCTCTGCCTCCAAACGTATCTATGATTTCCAGTGGGGTACCGAACCGATTAATCGGCTGAACCTTGAGCACATTCATGCTTTCGATATTCTCGATGCCTTCGTCGGCGTACTTATTGAGTAAGGCATCGAGGATGGCGCGGGCTTTTTCTCCATACTTCGCGAAGTAATTCCGCTTGCGCACGTTTTCGGCGCGCTCGCGCCGCGTGAGGGGCGGCTGACCAAAGGCCACATGACAAACGAGGTCAAAGGGATCAAATTCCTTGCCGACTTCCTCGGCAAGGGGTTCAAGCAGAATACCTTGCTCCTCCATCTCTTCAATGATAGCCTGTTTTTTCTCCGCCTCCGTCCAGTGCTTCAGGAACTCGTCCAGAGAAGCGAATTCCTTTAGGATGGTGTTTCTCGTGTAATCTTTGAGCGATTCGGTAATCAGCTTTCCATCTTTCGAATAATACTGGACGCGCTCCGCGACTACCCAGACGGGCACATCTGCAACGTAATACTTCTTCGCTCCCGCTCCCGGCGGCGGGTCTATAAGAATTCCGCTGTCATCCTCTCCATCTCCTTCTTCGTCTCCGTCTGTTTCGTCATCCGGCGGCAGGGTCGGTTCATCAGGTTCCGGCTCATAAATCTGTTCCGGCTTTCCATCGAAACCAGGATCGGCGAACAGTTCAGTTGCTTTCTTGAAATCCATAATGGTGAAGAAGAGCTTGCCGTAATCCTCATTTATGCGGGTGCCGCGCCCGATGATCTGCTTGAATTGCGAGAGGGATTGGATGATTTGATCGAGAACGATGAGTTTGCAGGTTTGGGCGTCCACTCCGGTGCTCATGAGTTTTGATGTTGTTGTAATGACAGGATATCGGCTTTCGGGGCTGATGAAATTGTCGAGTTCCGCCTTGCCTTCGTCATTATCGCCGGTAATCCGCATGATGTATCTGCGGTTTTCAGATGCAAGGTCGCCGTTCCGGTTTACGAGCGCCTTGCGCATTCGCTCGGCATGGTCGATATCCTCACAGAAGATAATTGTTTTGTCGTAGCGATCGGTGGCTTTGAGGAATTCGGTGACTTTCCTGGCGACCAGGTCTGTGCGCTGGTCCAGCACAAGGTCCCTGTCATAGTCTTTTTGATTATATATTCGGTCCTCGATGAGCTTGCCGTATTTATCGCGTTTTCCCTCTTCCGGCCGCCATCCGGTGAGGTCTTTGTCGATGTCGATGCGAATGACCTTGTACGGGGCGAGGAATCCATCTTCGATGCCCTGCCTCAGAGAATAGAAGAAGACAGGAGGACCGAAATAGTCGATGTTGGAAACGTATTTGGTTTCCTTTGGAGTGGCGGTCATGCCGATTTGGGTCGCCGAAGAATAGTATTCCAGGATCTCGCGCCAGGCCGAGTCTTCGGCTGCGCTGCCCCGATGACATTCATCCACGACGATAAGGTCGAAGAAATCCGGAGAGAACTGCTTATATATATTCTTTTCCTCTTCCAAGCCCGAGACTGCCTGATATAGCGCAAGATATACTTCATAGGATTTATCTACCTGCCGGTTTTTGATTTTCGTCATGGCCTGACCAAACGCCTTGAAATCGTTGGTTATGGTTTGGTCCACCAGGATGTTGCGGTCGGCCAAAAAAAGGATTCGCTTTTTCATCCGCGACTTCCACAGACGCCAGATGATTTGGAAAGCGGTGTAGGTCTTTCCGGTGCCTGTGGCCATAACCAGGAGAATGCGGTTCTGACCTTTGGCGATGGCTTCTATAGTTCGATTGATGGCGACCTGCTGATAATAACGTGGGACCTTGCCGGTGATATCTGTGTAATTGTCCTGGGTGAGGAACTGCAGGATGGTGTCATCGTCATTTTTCCAGGCGCAGTAGCGCCGCCAAAGCTCGGTGTGTGAGGGAAAAGAATCGAGAGGGATTTCACGTTCCGGCTGTTCGCATGCGCCGGTGCAATCATGTTCCAGGAACGCATCGCCATTGGAGCTATAGGCGAATGGCACATCCAGCATTTCCGCGTAGGCGAGCGCCTGCTGCATGCCGTCGCCGATGCAGTAGTTGTTGGATTTTGCCTCGATAATGGCGACCGGGACGTTCTCGTGGAAGAGAATGTAATCGGCGCGGCGGCCCTTTTTGCGAGAAGCCAGCCGGCCTTTGACCATGACTCGCCCTGGCGTAAGTGTGACTTCTTCGCGTACTTGCGTGAGGAGGTCCCATTCGGCGCGCTGGATGGCAGGCGTGATGAATTTGCTGCAGATGTCCCGCTCGCTGAGGCTTTTTTTGTTGAACGTTTCCAAAATGAGAGAGCTTTCCAGCCGGAATCAGCCTACCTTTTCAGGTACTTATTCTACAGGAATAAAAATTTTTGTCAATTATAGCTATCGTGGAAGTGGCAAGAAGCTCTGGCGGACAGGTTTGTGGCGGCATCATTTGACATATCTGAAAGAGATTTATATATGTGTTCCTGCGATCTTCTACATTCTTAACACCTGCATATCCACAGCGCCCGCTCGCTAGAGCTTGATAGACTGTAGCGGATCATGAGATCAGCTCTCCTAA
This genomic interval from Candidatus Abyssobacteria bacterium SURF_5 contains the following:
- a CDS encoding SAM-dependent DNA methyltransferase; the encoded protein is MSVTAAIKGIQDIMRKDAGVDGDAQRISQLGWMIFLKIFDDREKEYELLEEKYRSPIPDQLRWSNWAADSEGITGDELLDFVNNKLFKTLKNLSFGRGADPRGFIVREVFEDAYNYMKSGHLMRQVINKMNESIDFNKAKDRHLFGDIYEKILKDLQSAGNAGEYYTPRAVTQFIVDMVAPQLGDKVLDPACGTGGFLTCAIENVRKQQVKSVEDERILQQSIFGADKKPLPHLLCITNMILHGIEVPSQIRHDNTLARPLRDYTAKDRVDVIVTNPPFGGIEEDGIENNFPAPFRTKETADLFLVLIMHLLRPGGRAGMVLPDGTLFGEGVKTRIKEKLLEECNLHTIVRLPNGVFSPYTGIKTNLLFFTKGEPTKEIWYYEHPYPDGYKSYSKTKPILIEEFEPEKAWWDNRVENEFAWRVPAKDIVARGYNLDIKNPNSSNSSHGDPEELLAKYRKLLAELAHTRNALKAELLDSLGGKKK
- a CDS encoding DEAD/DEAH box helicase, whose translation is METFNKKSLSERDICSKFITPAIQRAEWDLLTQVREEVTLTPGRVMVKGRLASRKKGRRADYILFHENVPVAIIEAKSNNYCIGDGMQQALAYAEMLDVPFAYSSNGDAFLEHDCTGACEQPEREIPLDSFPSHTELWRRYCAWKNDDDTILQFLTQDNYTDITGKVPRYYQQVAINRTIEAIAKGQNRILLVMATGTGKTYTAFQIIWRLWKSRMKKRILFLADRNILVDQTITNDFKAFGQAMTKIKNRQVDKSYEVYLALYQAVSGLEEEKNIYKQFSPDFFDLIVVDECHRGSAAEDSAWREILEYYSSATQIGMTATPKETKYVSNIDYFGPPVFFYSLRQGIEDGFLAPYKVIRIDIDKDLTGWRPEEGKRDKYGKLIEDRIYNQKDYDRDLVLDQRTDLVARKVTEFLKATDRYDKTIIFCEDIDHAERMRKALVNRNGDLASENRRYIMRITGDNDEGKAELDNFISPESRYPVITTTSKLMSTGVDAQTCKLIVLDQIIQSLSQFKQIIGRGTRINEDYGKLFFTIMDFKKATELFADPGFDGKPEQIYEPEPDEPTLPPDDETDGDEEGDGEDDSGILIDPPPGAGAKKYYVADVPVWVVAERVQYYSKDGKLITESLKDYTRNTILKEFASLDEFLKHWTEAEKKQAIIEEMEEQGILLEPLAEEVGKEFDPFDLVCHVAFGQPPLTRRERAENVRKRNYFAKYGEKARAILDALLNKYADEGIENIESMNVLKVQPINRFGTPLEIIDTFGGRDEYLQAVQELEEYLYTAA
- a CDS encoding restriction endonuclease subunit S, producing MNIKPFIENFEILADAPNGVEKLRKTILQLAVQGKLVPQDPDDEPASILLQRLKSERGRLTKEGFKKYTKSLPTGMDKENLWQLPNGWEWTRLTDIGLINPRNEVNDGKKVSFIPMAFIPAEFGKWVQSETRFWKEIKGGFTHFAEGDVAVAKITPCFQNGKSVVMRGLINGVGVGTTELHVFRPADKSLLLPEYVLLYVKSPDFLICGEAKMTGSAGQKRVPKDYFSLNPFPLPPFAEQKRIVAKVDHLMGLCDELEERKKKRSESQLKLNGALLDKMLSARDPKEFAQHWQRICDNFDLLYDRPETVQKLRQAILQLAVQGKLVPQNPNDEPASILLKKIQAEKQRLIKEGRIRNFKPSSSNKLQEQPYKLSNQWEWVRLEQISIKLGSGSTPRGGKAVYEKKGIPFIRSQNVWNDGLKLDNVALIPEHIHERMRETTVEPCDILLNITGASIGRSCIVPDNFLTGNVSQHVAIVRLVDNKIRHYIHLCLISPYLQSIIMAAQVGISREGLSMKRLKDFLIPLPPLSELERIVTKVDQLMALCDELETKLRKSLCESEKLIEAVVHHMLNTGPQQ